One region of Pagrus major chromosome 7, Pma_NU_1.0 genomic DNA includes:
- the taf11 gene encoding transcription initiation factor TFIID subunit 11: MADPARIKPEAALERASSANEEHPNVKPEETEDVPTTAKPADENKDSSSQDQLKQELKSEMAAGEDEEEGTSGQPSAKRLKVEPEKKKEKRQKVDEDEIQKMQVLVSSFSEEQLNRYEMYRRSAFPKAAIKRLIQSITGSSVSQNVVIAMSGISKVFAGEIVEEALDVCEKWGDTPPLQPKHMREAVRRLKSRDQIPNSKHKNILFH, translated from the exons ATGGCCGACCCTGCACGGATCAAACCTGAGGCTGCACTGGAGAGAGCATCTTCTGCCAACGAGGAGCATCCAAATGTTAAACCAGAGGAAACTGAAGATGTACCAACCACAGCAAAACCtgcagatgaaaacaaagattcaTCCTCCCAAGATCAGCTCAAACAGGAGCTTAAATCA GAAATGGCAGCTGgggaagatgaggaagaaggaACCTCTGGCCAGCCTTCTGCCAAAAGACTGAAGGTGgaaccagagaagaagaaggagaagcgCCAAAAGGTCGACGAGGATGAAATACAAAAGATGCA GGTTTTGGTGTCATCGTTTTCTGAAGAGCAGCTGAATCGCTATGAGATGTACAGACGTTCTGCCTTCCCTAAGGCTGCTATTAAGAGA CTGATCCAGTCCATAACAGGATCATCAGTGTCTCAGAATGTGGTGATTGCCATGTCTGGTATTTCCAAGGTTTTTGCTGGAGAAATTGTTGAGGAAG CACTGGACGTTTGTGAGAAGTGGGGAGATACACCCCCACTTCAGCCCAAGCATATGAGGGAAGCAGTGAGGAGGTTGAAGAGCAGAGATCAGATTCCCAACTCTAAGCACAAGAACATCCTCTTTCACTGA